The following are encoded together in the Pseudoalteromonas shioyasakiensis genome:
- the dnaA gene encoding chromosomal replication initiator protein DnaA: MYLSVWQSCLYVLQDELPSQQFSMWVRPLQAESTEDTLTIYAPNRFVLDWVREKYLNRINELLVEICGDEAPELRFDVGSKPILNAQVASAPAAAETSASIPQQAAEKQQPKPEKSAVEPAPKSGYKSNIKENYTFDSFVEGKSNQLAKAAATQVADNPGSAFNPVFIYGGTGLGKTHLLHAVGNGIMANKPDAKIVYMHSERFVQDMVKALQNNAIEEFKRYYRSVDALMIDDIQFFANKERSQEEFFHTFNALLEGNQQIILTSDRYPKEIEGVEDRLKSRFGWGLTIAIEPPELETRVAILMKKAQQSKINLPHEVAFFIAKKLRSNVRELEGALNRVIANANFTGRPISIDFVKEALRDLLALQDKLVTIDNIQRTVAEYYRIRVSDLLSKRRSRSVARPRQVAMALSKELTNHSLPEIGDAFGGRDHTTVLHACRKVKSLRDESHEVKEDYQNLIRTLSS; encoded by the coding sequence GTGTATCTGTCGGTTTGGCAAAGTTGTTTATATGTATTGCAAGATGAATTGCCTTCACAGCAATTCAGTATGTGGGTAAGACCACTTCAAGCAGAAAGTACCGAAGATACGTTGACTATATATGCACCTAACCGTTTTGTTTTGGATTGGGTGAGAGAAAAGTATTTAAACCGTATTAATGAACTACTCGTTGAAATTTGTGGTGATGAAGCACCTGAATTACGTTTTGATGTTGGTAGTAAACCTATTTTAAATGCCCAAGTGGCATCAGCACCGGCTGCAGCAGAAACAAGCGCATCTATTCCACAACAAGCTGCTGAAAAGCAACAGCCAAAACCTGAAAAATCAGCGGTCGAACCTGCACCAAAATCAGGTTATAAATCAAACATTAAAGAAAATTACACCTTTGATAGCTTTGTTGAAGGTAAATCAAACCAACTAGCAAAAGCTGCAGCAACTCAAGTTGCAGATAACCCAGGTTCAGCATTTAACCCTGTATTTATATACGGTGGTACTGGCTTAGGTAAAACTCACTTATTACACGCAGTTGGTAACGGTATTATGGCTAATAAGCCAGACGCGAAAATTGTTTATATGCACTCAGAGCGATTTGTGCAAGACATGGTTAAAGCGCTACAAAATAATGCCATAGAAGAGTTTAAACGTTATTACCGAAGTGTTGATGCATTGATGATCGATGACATTCAATTTTTCGCTAATAAAGAACGCTCACAAGAAGAGTTCTTTCATACCTTCAACGCTTTACTTGAAGGAAATCAACAAATTATCTTAACTTCAGACCGCTATCCAAAAGAGATAGAAGGGGTTGAAGATCGCCTTAAATCACGTTTTGGTTGGGGCTTAACAATTGCTATTGAGCCGCCAGAACTTGAAACGCGCGTTGCTATTTTGATGAAAAAAGCGCAGCAAAGTAAAATAAATTTACCTCACGAAGTTGCCTTTTTTATCGCGAAAAAATTACGCTCAAATGTGCGTGAATTAGAAGGGGCGTTAAACCGCGTTATAGCTAATGCAAACTTTACTGGTCGTCCGATTTCGATCGACTTTGTAAAAGAAGCGCTACGTGACTTACTTGCGCTGCAAGATAAACTGGTAACGATAGATAATATTCAACGTACTGTTGCTGAGTATTACCGTATTCGTGTATCAGATTTACTATCTAAGCGTCGTAGCCGCTCAGTAGCAAGACCACGTCAAGTGGCCATGGCATTATCAAAAGAACTTACAAATCACAGTTTACCTGAGATTGGCGACGCCTTCGGTGGTCGTGATCATACAACTGTATTACACGCTTGTCGTAAAGTTAAATCACTACGTGATGAAAGCCACGAAGTGAAAGAAGATTATCAAAACTTAATAAGAACCTTGTCATCTTAA